In Cellulomonas wangsupingiae, the genomic window TCCTCGTCGGGACGGGCGCGGCGGCGCAGGTCGACGCGGCGTCCGCCGGCCGTGCGCTGCTCGCGGCGGGCGTGGCCCTCGCGCTGCAGGTGGGCGTCAACTACGCCAACGACTACTCCGACGGGGTGCGCGGCACCGACGTGGACCGCGTCGGTCCCCGGCGGCTCACCGCGTCGGGCGCGGCGGCGCCCCGCCAGGTGCGCGGCGCCGCGTTCACCGCGTTGGGCGTCGCCGCCCTGCTGGGGCTGTGGCTCGTGGTGCTGTCGGGCGCCTGGTGGCTGCTCGCGGTGGGCGCGCTGGCCGTCGTCGCCGCGTGGACGTACACCGGCGGGCGGCGCCCGTACGGGTACCTCGGGCTCGGCGAGGTCGGCGTCTTCGTGTTCTTCGGCCTCGTGGCCGTGCTGGGGACGACGTACACGCAGGCGGGCCGGGTCACGTGGCCGGCGGTGGTCGGCGCCGTCGCGATCGGTCTGCTCGCGTGCGCCCTGCTGATGGCCAACAACCTGCGGGACATCCCCACGGACGCCCTGGTCGGCAAGCGCACGCTCGCCGTCCGGCTCGGCGACCACCGGGCCCGCCGCGCGTACGCGGCGATGGTGGTGCTGCCCGTGCTCCTGGGGGCCGTGTGCGCGGTCGCCGCGCCGTGGTCGCTGCTCGTGCTGCTGCTGCTCGCGCCCGCGGTGCTGCTCGCCGTGGCCGTGCTGGCCGGTGCGCGCGGCATCGCGCTCGTCCCCGTGCTGGGCGGCACGGGCCTGCTCGAGCTCGGGTTCGGGATGCTGCTGGGCCTCGGGCTGGCGCTGTAGGCGCCGACGACGGCGCGCGGCGGTCTCAGGCCCCGCGGTGGTCCTGGACGGCCGACCGCTCGACCTCGGCGTCCTCCGCGTCCTCGTCCGCACCGGCCCCCGCGGCCTGGCCGGCGGCGCCGCGGCGCCGCTCGGCACGAGCGGCGAGGTGGAGCGCGGCCGCGTCGCGCTGCCGGCGCAGCAGCACGTAGGACAGGGCGAACGCGATCACGGCGGCCAGGACGGGAGCCACCCAGGAGCGCATCCCGGCCCACCACAGCACGCCGGTCACGGCGAGGAAGAGGACGACGCGCAGCAGGGAGTAGACGAGAACGGGCACGCCCCCAGGGTAGGCGCCGCCGGGCGCGTCTAGGGTGGACAGGTGCTCAGGTACCTGCCGTTGATCCTCGCCGTCGCCCTCATCATCTACTGCGTCTTCGACGTGCTGGGGAGCGACGAACGGGCACGACGCGGCCTGCCGACCACCGTGTGGCTGCTGATCGTGCTGCTCCCGTTCGTCGGTGGCGTGGTGTGGCTCGTCGTGCGCCGTCGCGCACCGCACGCCGGTGCCCCGGGGGCACGCGGCGGCGGGCCGGTCGCACCGGACGACGACCCGGAGTTCCTGTTCCGGCTCGACCAGGAGCGCCGGCGCCGTCAGCGGCAGGACGGGAGCGACCGGCCGGACGACGGCAGCACCGCCGACGGGAGCAGCACGGCGGACGGGCCGCCGGCGGCCTGAGCCGGCCCGCGCCGACGGCCGTCGGGGCTCACAGCCCCGAGTACGAGTGCAGCCCGTCGACGAACAGGTTGACGACCGTGAAGTTGGCGATCACGGCGGCGTAGCCGACGAAGGCGATGTACGCGGCACGACGTCCCGTCCAGCCCCGCGTGGTGCGCGCGTGCAGGTACGCGGCGTAGACGACCCACGCGACGAACGTGCCGACCTCCTTGGGGTCCCAGCCCCAGAACCGGCCCCACGCCTCCTCGGCCCAGATCGCCCCGCCGATGAGCGTGAACGTCCACAGCACGAAGCCGACGGCGTGCAGGCGGAACGACATCGCCTCGAGACGCCGCGCGTCGGGCACCTGCTCCAGCCACGCGAACGCGGGGCCGGTGACGCGCGCCCCGGCGAACGCCTGGCGCACGCCGTCGGCCTTGCTCCAGGGCCGGTCGAGGCGCGAGCGCCCCTCGTCGCGGGACTCGCGCAGGACCTGCAGCGCGGCCGTCGCGAACGCGACCGTGAACACCCCCGTCGCCAGGATCGCGACGCCCACGTGGATGACCAGCCAGTACCGCTGCAGGGCGGGCTGGACCGCGTCCGCCTGCACGTGCAGCGTGTTCAGCGCGAGCACCAGGGCCAGGACCGACATGCCGGTGACGACCACCCCGACGAAGGCGATGGGCCGGCGCCGCTGCACGACGACGAGGACGGCGGCGGCGCAGAACGTGCCCACGATCGTGAACTCGTACATGTTGGCGGTCGGCCAGCGGCCCGCCGCGACCCCTCGCAGCACGATCGCGACGAGCAGCAGCAGCGTGCCGAGCACGAGCGTCGACCACGCGATGCCGGCAGCCTTGCCGCGCACGGGCGCGCCCGGCGTCACCGCTGCCGCCGGCGCGGCGGACGGACCCCCGACAGCGACGGGCTCGCGCACCTCCCGCGCGGCGCGCGCCACCTCGGCGACGCGCGCCAGGTCGACGGCGTACGCGACGAGCGCGATGGTCAGCGCGGTCGCGGCCGACCAGACGAACAGGTCGCTCAGCTCGGCGACGTTCATGTCGTGTCCTCCTGCGGGCCTGCGGACCCGGTGGTGTGGTGCGAGGGGCCTGGCGTGCCGAGCACGTCGGCCAGGACGCGGTCGAGCTCTGGCTGCAAGCCGATGTCGTCGCCGCGGGCGAGGCCGGCGGCGGTGATCACTGTAGTCGCCGGGCCGGGACCATCGTCCTGCGCGGGTGCCGCCCGCAGCCACAGGCGGCGGCGGGGGGCGAACAGCGAGACCGTCAGCCCCGCGAGCGCGAGCAGCGCGAACGTCAGCACCCACGCGAGCGAGGGGTCGTGGCGCAGGTCGAGGGCGACGAACCGGGGCAGGTCGTCGAACGTCAGCGTGCCCAGCCCGTCGGGCAGCTCGACCGTCTCGCCCGGACGCACGTAGAGCGTGACGACCTCGCCCGCGTCGTCGACGGCCTGCTCCATGCGCGACTCGTCGAGGCGGTAGGCGTTCTGCGGCACCCCCGTGTCCAGGCCGAGGTTGCCGGACCACACCGAGAGCACGAGCAGCGGGTCGGCGGGCTGCGGGTCCACCGAGCGCCACAGCCCCGGGGCGGGCTCGACGGCCGTGGGCAGCAGGTACCCGACGAGCCCGACCTGCGGCTGGTCCCCCGACACGTCGGGGACCTTGACCACGCCGCGCGACGTGTAGACGTCGTCCTGCGGCAGGAACGGCACGGGGCCGGAGAAGGCGACCTCGCCCGCGGCGTCGTGCACGGTGACCGCGGGCGCGTACCCGTTGCCCTGCAGGTACACCTTGGCGCCGCCGGCGACGATCGGGTGGTTCACCTTGATCGTGCGCTCCTGCGGCTCGCCCCCCGGCTCGGCGACCGTGACGTACGCGGTGAAGTCGCGCGACTGCAGCGTGGCGGGGTCGAAGCGCGCCTCGAAGTCGTCGAGGCGCATGGTGAACGGCACCAGGTCGGCGGGGTCGAACGCGGTGCCGCGCTCGAACGTGTCGTAGGCGGCCTGCACGTTGGCGAAGCCGGTGCCCTGCACGACGATCGCCTGGCCGCGGTAGTGCAGCATCTGGCCGGCCGCCATCGCGACGAGCAGGCCGAGCAGCGCCAGGTGGAACACGAGGTTGCCGGTCTCGCGCAGGTACCCGCGCTCCGCGGACACCGACCAGGTGCCGCCGCCCTCGTCGTGCACGTCCGCACGGAACGCCGGCACCCCGAGCCGGCGGCGGCGCAGCACTGCCGCGGCCCGCTCGACGACGACCTGCGGCGCGTCGGGCGACGTGCCCGCACCCTGGGCGGGGAACCGCGCGAGCCTGCGCGGCGTGCGCGGGGGGCGTCCCCGCACGGCCGCCAGGTGGACGCGCGTGCGCGGCAGGATGCAGCCGATCAGCGAGACGAACAGCAGGAGGTAGATCGCGGAGAACCAGACCGACGCGTACACGTCGAAGAACCCGAGCCGGTCGAGCCACGGCCCGGTCGACGGGTGGTCGGTCAGGTACGCCGCGACGCCGGCCGGGTCCTGCGGACGCTGCGGGAACATGGTGCCGGGCACGGCGGCCACCGCCAGCAGCACCAGGAGCAGGAGCGCGACCCGCATGCTCGTCAGCTGGCGCCAGGCCCAGCGCAGCCAGCCGACGGGGCCGAGGGCGGGCAGCTGCCCACCGGTCGCGGGTGCCGGCGGCGGCGCTCCCTGGCCGCCGTCGGAGAACGCGTCGTCGAGACCGGCGGGGCGGTAGCCCGGGGACGTCGTGGCGGCGCCCGGCCGCGTCGTGCCGCTCACAGCGCCGGCACGAACGGGTCGCCACCGGTCAGGACGCCCTGCAGCCAGGCCGCCCACGTGCCCCACGCACCGGTGAGGAGCGCCGCACCGAGCACGACGAGCACCGCGCCGCCGGTGCGCTGCACCGCCAGCCGGTGGCGTCCCAGCCACCGCAGCGCACGTCGCGACCGCTGCAGGCCGAGCCCGACGAGCACGAACGGCACCCCGAGGCCCACGCAGAACGCGGCCGCGAGCAGCGCGCCGCGCCCGGCCGAGCCGCCGGTCAGCGAGAGCGTGAGGATCGCGGCGAGCGTCGGGCCGATGCAGGGTGTCCAGCCCAGGCCGAAGGCGACGCCGAGCACGGGCGCGCCCCACACGCCGGCCCGCGGCGCCAGCCGGACCCGCCGGTCGGCCTGCAGGAACGGGACGGCACCGAGGAACGCGAGGCCGAGCACGACCGTCAGCGCGCCGAGCACGCGGCTGACCGGGTCCTGCCACTGCCACAGCGCCGCACCGAGCGACCCGGCGAGCGCGCCGAACGCGACGAACACCGCGGAGAAGCCCGCGACGAAGAGCGCGACGCCGAGCACCAGCGCGCGGCGGCCGGGGCGGGCGGGCAGCGGCACCGCGGTGCCGGCGACGGGCACGGCGGCCCCCGCGGCGGCGGGGCGCGCGTCGGCGGGCCGGGCGTCGACGGTCGCGCGTGCGCGCGCACCGAGGCGGACGACGTCCGTGGCGTCGACGACGCCCAGCCGGGCACCGGTCCCGCGCCGCTCCCCGCCGACGAGGCCGCCGAGCAGACCGAGGTAGCCCGGCACCAGCGGCAGGACGCACGGCGAGGCGAACGAGACGAGCCCTGCCAGGAGCGCGACGGGCACGGCGAGCAGCAGCGACCCGTCGGCGACGGTCGAGCCGACGCCGAGCACCGCCACGCCGACGTTCATCGGCCGTCCGCCGCGCCGGTCGCGCCCGCGGCGGACCCGGGGGCCTCGGCGAGCAGGTCGTCGACCAGCGCGCGCAGGGTCGACGCCTCGACGAGCCCGAGGACGCGCGCCGCGACGCGGCCCTCGCGGTCGAGCAGCACGGTGGTGGGCACGGCGTTGACCGGCACGACCCCCTGCAGCGCGGCGATCGCGGAGCCGCCCGTGTCGTCGAGCGACGGGTACGGCACCTCGAGCCGGCGCTGGAAGGCCTGCGCGGTCCCGGCGGCGTCCCGGCTGTTGATGCCCAGCACCCGCAGGCCGTCGTCGGCGTAGTCCGTGGCGACCTGCGCGAGGTCGGGCGCCTCCGCCCGGCACGGCGGGCATGCGGCGTACCAGGTGTTGAGCAGCACGACGTCGCCGCGCCACTGCGCGAGGTCGTGCGCGGTGCCCTCGTAGTCGGTGCCCGTGATGTCCAGGGGGCCGACGCGGTCGGCCGGCGCCCACGTCGTCGTCGAGCCGTCGCCGGACTGGTACCCCTGGTCGACGACGTCCGGGGCGGCACGGTCCTCGTCCGTGCCGCCCGCGCAGCCGGCGAGCAGCAGGAGGACCGCCGTCCCCGTCGCGAGGGCGGCCGTGAACCGGGATGCCGGGCGTCGCCGCACGTCAGGCCCCGGCGACCTGGGACGCGCCGGGCAGCAGCGCGGCGGCCGGCTCGCCGTAGCCGACCCCGACGAGCGTGTCGTCCTCGAACCGCAGGCTCGTCAGCGACGCGAGCGCGCACTGCCGGCGGCGCGGGTCGTGCCACAGCCGGCGGTTCTCCAGCGCGAGGCGGGTGACCCAGATCGGCAGCTGGTGGCTGACGAGCACGGCCTCGTGGCCGCGTGCGGCGACGCGGGCGGCGTCGACCGCGGCGAGCATCCGGTCGACCTGCTCGGCGTACGCCTCGCCCCAGGAGGGGCGGAACGGGTTGCGCAGGTGCGGCCAGTGCCGCGGGTGGCGCAGCGAGCCGTCGCCCACCCCGAAGGTCATGCCCTGGAAGTGGTTGGCGGCCTCGACGAGCCGGTCGTCGGTCCCGACGGGCAGCCCGAAGGCCGCCGCGATGGGAGCGGCCGTCTCCTGGGCGCGCTGCAGCGGCGACGCGGTGACGACCACGACGTCGCGGCGCGGCGCGTCCTGCGCCCCGGCCAGCGTGCGGGCGACGAGCTCGGCCATCTGCTGCCCGCGCTCGGACAGCCGGTAGCCGGGCAGCCGGCCGTACAGGAGACCGTCGGGGTTGTGGACCTCACCGTGCCGCAGCAGGTGGACCGTCGTGGCGACCATGTGCACAGTCTCGCAAAGTCTTCCGGGTGCCCGGCACCCGGCGGGCTCAGCGCGGCCGCCCCACCCCGTCGGGCGCGGCGGGGGCACCGGCCGGTGCGCGCAGGTGCTCGACGACCACCTGCATCGCGACGCCGAGCGCGGCGAGCTGGGTGTCGTCGAGCACGTCGACGAGGTGGGCGCGAACCGACTCGACGTGCCCGGGTGCCGCGGCGACGAGCACCTGCCAGCCGTGCTCGGTGAGCACGCAGTTGACGCCCCTCGCGTCGTCGCGCGCGGGCTCGCGTCGGACGATGCCGTCGCGCTCCATGCGGGCCACGGTGTGCGTCAGGCGGCTGCGCGAGTGCGCCAGGTCGTCGGCCAGCTCGGACATGCGCAGCGCGTGCCCCGGCGCCTCGGACAGGCGGACGAGCACCTCGTACTCCCCCAGCGACAGCCCGCTGCAGTCGTCGAGCTCGCGTGCGAGCACGTCGAAGAGCAGCGCCGTGCCGTCGCGGAACGCCCGCCAGTGCTTCTGCTGGGACTCCGAGAGCCAGCGCACGTCGTCGGGGGCGGACGGGGTGGCAGGGGTGGCGTCGGGCGGGCCGGCGTCGTCCGGCTGCACCTTGGCCGTCGAGCTGCGGGTCGGCACGTCGTCCTCCTGGGGTTGCGGCTCACCGTGCACTGTAGTAGAAAGATCAATCACCGAATACTTGTCGAGTCAACGAACCCGTTGGTCCGACGTGCGGACCCCCCACCACGACCCTACGGAGGACCCCATGACCGCTCTCCCCACCGGCACGACCGCTCTCCCCACCGGCCTGACCGCCGGCACCTGGAACATCGACCCCTCGCACACCGAGGCGTCGTTCACCGTCCGCCACGCGGGCATCTCCAAGGTCCGCGGCACCGTCGCGGTCACCTCGGGCGTCCTGACCGTCGGCGAGGACCTCGAGGCGTCGTCCGTGACCGTCACGCTCGACCCCACGACCGTCAGCACCGGCGACGCCAACCGCGACGGCCACCTCAAGAGCGGCGAGTTCTTCGACGTCGAGAAGTTCGGCGACTGGACCTTCACGTCCACCGCGGTGCGCGAGAGCGGCTCCGAGCACGTCGTGGTCGGCGACCTGACGATCCACGGCGTCACCCGCGAGGTCGAGCTCGAGACGACGTTCAACGGCACGGCCGTCGACCCGTTCGGCAACACGCGTGCGGGCTTCGAGGCCACCGTGACCATCTCCCGCAAGGACTTCGACCTGACGTGGAACGCCGCGCTCGAGGCCGGCGGCGTGCTCGTCGGCGACAAGGTGCGCATCGACCTCGACGTCTCGGCCATCAAGGCGGCCTGAGCCACCCGCCGGCACCGCCCGGCACCCACGCCCGAGGGCGCGACCCGCTCGGTCGCGCCCTCGCGGCGTCCGGGCACCGTCACGACACCCCCCCGCCGACGCTGCGCGCCCGGTCGTGGAACGCCAGGATCTGCAGCTCGGAGGCCACGTCCACCGCCCGCACGTCCACGTGGGGCGGCACGCGCAGCGCGCAGGGGGCGAAGGTCAGCACCCCCACGACGCCGGCCGCGACGAGCTCGTCGCACACGCGCTGGGCGACGGCCGCCGGCGTCGTGAGCACCGCGATCGTCGCACCGGTGCGCGCGACGACCGCGGCCAGGTCGGCCGCCGGCTCGACCACGAGCCCCGCCACGGTGGTGCCCACGACCGCCGGGTCCGCGTCGACCAGCCCCACGAGGACGAACCCCCGCTCGGCGATGCCGGCGTAGTTCGCCAGCGCGTGCCCCAGGTTCCCCACGCCCACCAGCAGGACGCGGCGGACGTCCGCGAGCCCCAGCGCCACCGTGATCTGCTCGCGCAGGTGGCCCACGTCGTAGCCGACGCCGCGCCGACCGTAGGACCCGAGGAACGACAGGTCCTTGCGCAGCTGCGCGGGCGTCACACCGGCCCGGGCCGCGAGCTCGTCCGACGACGTCAGGACGGCGCCGTCCGCGGCCGTCTCCTCCAGCGCCCGCAGGTAGCCCGGGAGCCGGCCGACCGTCGCGTGCGGAACCGCCTGGGCCTCGCGCGCGGCACGCCGGACGCCGTCTCGTCCCGAGGTGCGCCGAACGCCCACACGACCCTCCGTACCCGCGTCACCGGGGACGGCCCCGGCGCCTGGTGTCACACGCTAGGGCCTGGCACCGCCCGCCGCGAGAGCCCGCCGCAGCCGGGTCTCGTCGATGCGCCAGTAGCCGCGCCGCACGCCGTCGACGTCGACGACGGGCACGAGGTCGCCCAGCTCGTCGGCCGGCAACCGGCCGTCCGGCGCCGGGACGTCGACGTCGACCTCCGCCCACGTCGCCCCGACGTCCGCGCAGACCCGTTCCACGAGCGACCGCGCCTCGTCGCACAGGTGGCACCCGGCCCGTCCGTAGAGCACCACGCGGGGCGCCGTCGTCCGACTCACGCCGCCACGCTAACCCGCACGGGGGCGGACGGTCGCCCGGCGTGCGGCCGCGCTCGTTACAGTGTCCGGATGCACGCGGGCGACGGGACGGGCGACGACACCGTGGTCGCCGCCACGGTGGAGACACCGAGAGCACGGCTGGTGCCCGAGGGCACGCGCGTGGCGGCGTTCTTCGACGTGGACAACACGATCATCCGGGGGGCGAGCGCGTTCCACCTCGCCGTCGGCCTGTACCGCCGCGGGTTCTTCCGCAAGCACGACCTGCTGAAGTTCGCGTGGGAGCAGGCCCGCTACCGGGCCTTCGGCGAGAACCGCGAGCAGATCGACGACGTCCGCGCGCGGGCGCTGGACATCATGCGCGGGCACTCGGTCGCCGAGGTGACCGCGATCGCCGAGGACGTCTACGACGAGGTCCTCAGCCTGCGCATCTACCCCGGGACGCAGACCCTGCTCGACGCGCACCTCGCCGAGGGGCACGCCGTGTGGCTCGTGACGGCGACGCCGGTCGAGATCGGCGAGCTCATCGCGCGGCGCCTCGGTGCGAGCGGCGCGCTCGGCACCGTCGCGGAGCACCGGGACGGCTTCTACACCGGGCGCCTCGTCGGGGACCTGCTGCACGGCGAGGCCAAGGCGAGCGCGGTCCGTGCGCTCGCCGAGCGCGAGGGGTACGACCTGGGCCTGTGCCACGCCTACGGCGACTCCACCAACGACGTGCCGATCCTGTCGACCGTCGGGCACCCGTGCGCGATCAACCCCGACGGGCGGCTGCGGCGTCACGCCGCCGAGGTCGGCTGGCCGGTGCGCGAGTTCCGCACGCGGCGCCGGCAGGCGCGCCGGGGCGTCAACGCCGCGAGCCTCGCCGGCGTCGTGTGGGCGCTCGCTGTGGTGGGCCGGTCCCTGCGCCGCTCGGTGCTCCGCCGGACGGAGGGCCGATGACCGCGGTGACCGACTGGGCCGTGCGCACCGCCACCCCCCAGGACGCGCCCGCGCTCGCCGCGCTCGCCGCCGTCACGTTCCCCCTCGCGTGCCCGCCGGGGTCGACGGCCGGCGACCAGCAGGCGTTCGTCGACGAGCACCTGACCGCACCGCGGTTCGCGCAGCACGCGTCCGACCCCGCCCGCGTCGTCCTCGTCGCGTGCGCACCCGACGGGACGCTGCTCGGCTACACCCTGCTGGTCGCGGGCGAGCCGGCCGACGACGACACCCGCGCGGCGGTCCACATCCGCCCCACGGTCGAGCTGTCGAAGTGCTACGTGCACCCCGACCACCACGGCGCGGGCGTCGCGTCCGCGCTGCTGCGCGCGTCCTTCGACCACGCGCGTGCCCTCGGGGGCGCCGGCATCTGGCTGGGGGTGAACCAGCAGAACGCGCGTGCGCAGGCGTTCTACGCGCGCGAGGGGTTCGCCGTCGTGGGCGCCCGGCACTTCGTCGTGGGTGCCCGGGTCGAGGACGACCACGTGCTGGAGCGCCCGCTCTGACGCACCCGTCGGCGCGAGCGACCGGGTGGCCGGGTCACCGGGGGCGGTGCAGCTCGACCCAGCGCACGCCGTGCGCCGGGACGGTGACGTCGAGCCAGCCGTGCGGCTCGCCGGCAGCGGCGACGGGGTGCAGCGCGTCGCCGGACCACAGGTCGCGCACCTGCCAGGGGCCGCGGGCGTCGTCGTCCCCGAGGAGCGAGGACAGGGGCAGCCGCTCCGCGCGTGGCCGCTCACCGGTCCAGAACACCGCCGCGTAGCGGCCGTCCGAGCCGTCGCCGGCGCGCGCAGCCCACACGATCACCTCGCCGGCGTCCAGGTCGTGGCCGGCGGGCTCGCGCAGCAGCTCGCGGCCGTCCACGCCGGTGCGCAGGACGTGGCCGACGGCAGGCGTCGTCAGCAGCCCGATGGTCGCGGGGTCGGTCGTCGGCAGGTCCCCGCCCATCATGAGCGGCGAGCGGGCCATGACCCACAACGTCAGCAGGGTGCGCTGCTCGTCGGGCGTCAGCCTGCTGGAGCGGTCCTCCCCCCGCTCGGCCCGGATGCCGATGCGCCCGAGCGGGAGCATGTCGGCGTCCGCCCAGCCGCCGGGCCGCTGGTGCGGCGCCCAGCGCGCGAGGCGCGCGAAGTTCGCGTGCACGTCCTCCCAGCGGTCCCACAGGTCGTCGCACACGCGCCACATCTGGGCGTGCTCGCGCAGCACGGGCAGGTGCTCGGTCGACAGGCGGGTGCCGGGTGACAGCGACAGGACGATGTCGCGCCCCGAGCGGGCGATCGCGGTGCCCCAGGCGCGGACGGCGTCGGCGTGGAACGGGGCGAGCATGTCGTCGACCTTCACGAGGTCGACGCCCCAGGACGCGAGCTGGGCCACGAGGCCGTCGAGCCAGTCCTGCGCACCCGGGTGGGTGTGGTCCAGGCCGACCATGTGCCCGTTCCACGGGCACGTCGAGGTGGGGTCCGCGACGTCCGCGGTGGTCCAGCCGCCGTCACCGGGCACCGGCAGCGCGGCGGCGACGGCACGGCGTGGTACCCCGCGCAGCACGTGCACGCCGAACCGCAGCCCCAGGGCGTGGACCTGCGCGGCGAGCGTGCGGAAGCCCGTGCCGTCGGCGGCGGACGGGAAGCGCCCGGGCGCCGGCTGGGGGTAGCCGTGCGCGTCGAGCACGAGCGCGGCGTCCTGGACGTAGCCGTGCGGGCGCGCGTCGGGGTCCGCCCAGTCGATGTCGACGACCACGGTGTCCCACCCGTGGGGCGCCAGGTGCTCGGCGAGGAACCGCGCGTTGGCCAGCACCTCGGCCTCGGTGACCGTCGTGCCGTAGCAGTCCCAGCTGTTCCACCCCATGGGTGGGGTGTGCGCCCACGTCATCGTCGCGCTTCTCCCATCGATCTACATCGTTGTAGGGCACACCCTGCACGACAACCGCGAGCCCGTCAACGAGGCTCGTGCGGCTCGACGCGACCTGGGCGACAGCCCGCCGACTCCGGCGTGCGGTGCGCGCTCGGACGGCTCGATGCGACGCGGGTGTCGTCAGGCGGGTGCGGCGTCGCCCAGCGTCGACTGGCGCGCCACCACCGAGAAGTCCGCCACGACCTGGCGGAACGGCCGGTCGTCGTCGCGGTTCTCGATGCGCGCGAGCAGCAGGTCGACGGCGGTGGCCGCGATCTGCTCGCGCCCCGGGTGCACGGTGGACAG contains:
- a CDS encoding glycoside hydrolase family 27 protein; translation: MTWAHTPPMGWNSWDCYGTTVTEAEVLANARFLAEHLAPHGWDTVVVDIDWADPDARPHGYVQDAALVLDAHGYPQPAPGRFPSAADGTGFRTLAAQVHALGLRFGVHVLRGVPRRAVAAALPVPGDGGWTTADVADPTSTCPWNGHMVGLDHTHPGAQDWLDGLVAQLASWGVDLVKVDDMLAPFHADAVRAWGTAIARSGRDIVLSLSPGTRLSTEHLPVLREHAQMWRVCDDLWDRWEDVHANFARLARWAPHQRPGGWADADMLPLGRIGIRAERGEDRSSRLTPDEQRTLLTLWVMARSPLMMGGDLPTTDPATIGLLTTPAVGHVLRTGVDGRELLREPAGHDLDAGEVIVWAARAGDGSDGRYAAVFWTGERPRAERLPLSSLLGDDDARGPWQVRDLWSGDALHPVAAAGEPHGWLDVTVPAHGVRWVELHRPR
- a CDS encoding HAD family hydrolase produces the protein MHAGDGTGDDTVVAATVETPRARLVPEGTRVAAFFDVDNTIIRGASAFHLAVGLYRRGFFRKHDLLKFAWEQARYRAFGENREQIDDVRARALDIMRGHSVAEVTAIAEDVYDEVLSLRIYPGTQTLLDAHLAEGHAVWLVTATPVEIGELIARRLGASGALGTVAEHRDGFYTGRLVGDLLHGEAKASAVRALAEREGYDLGLCHAYGDSTNDVPILSTVGHPCAINPDGRLRRHAAEVGWPVREFRTRRRQARRGVNAASLAGVVWALAVVGRSLRRSVLRRTEGR
- a CDS encoding GNAT family N-acetyltransferase translates to MTAVTDWAVRTATPQDAPALAALAAVTFPLACPPGSTAGDQQAFVDEHLTAPRFAQHASDPARVVLVACAPDGTLLGYTLLVAGEPADDDTRAAVHIRPTVELSKCYVHPDHHGAGVASALLRASFDHARALGGAGIWLGVNQQNARAQAFYAREGFAVVGARHFVVGARVEDDHVLERPL